GGCAGCGGGAAGCTAATAAAGTTATGAAGCTTTACCGGGAACCATGATTCCCATTTCAAATTCAGTAAGGAACCAAAAGCGACACATGTGTCGTTTTTGAATATCAGCAAAGGGGGGAGTTATTCATCAAAACGGAAACATGTTTCCGTTTTGATGCCAGGGATGGGAGAAGATGTCTGAAATTCTGTCGCGGGGAATGATCAGGCGAAGGGGAGAGGCGCAAGGGCTTTTGCATGGCCTGAAATGTCGGAACAAGGCTGATGCCCGTGTGTTATATTATGCACATGGACGCAAATATCACTCGCTGGGTGAAGGGGGGAACTTGTGGAGTGACGGAGGCCGCCCGAATCCTTGGTTACAGCCAGGACACCGTGCGCCGGATGATTGAGGACGGCGAATTGATCGGTTGGCGTGCCAGGCGCGGAGGCCGTAAATTTTTGATGTACAGGGCGCAAGTAAAAGATGTCGCATCCAGGGCACAGGCTCAGGCGGTGCAGTATGCGCGGGACATGCAGCAACTGACGCTGCCCCTTTAATTTTGCCGCAAATGCCGCAAATACAGCTTTTGCGGCAAACGCCGCATTTGCCGCAAACGCCGCAGCGCCATCCGGGAAATGGGCTAAACTGCCCACATGAACGACG
The genomic region above belongs to Akkermansia massiliensis and contains:
- a CDS encoding excisionase family DNA-binding protein: MDANITRWVKGGTCGVTEAARILGYSQDTVRRMIEDGELIGWRARRGGRKFLMYRAQVKDVASRAQAQAVQYARDMQQLTLPL